A single region of the Podospora pseudopauciseta strain CBS 411.78 chromosome 1, whole genome shotgun sequence genome encodes:
- a CDS encoding hypothetical protein (EggNog:ENOG503NZ3G; COG:S): MTMTSPFSHDGGRRARLQQIAAAWGIHPTIPPVTVQQRPPQRRTPQDDFQAEELLKRQRLSASADGNKSSQNASIKRAFSSNKKPSGTWDPNEIFEALDALVTNRGAPGVADALIAKLVNAGGNVNVSTIKNKTNLLTRRKSLENLERSRVLQRAVQNRHTDMVAVLVQYADPLTLDAALPLAIRSGDLEMLAMLLHQGANSTQTQDAQDAFRQLCIMGGHADLVGLILQSEGRPSSQWISMSMVDATRKGCFHTVMRLSRSTADGDYHKAEALKTAISQCRVDIALAILTGTKPPTQGGQGVLESFAQLVEHPSLGPNDRLPFTEALLCAGASGEPIAMALAQASVNEYYDMVDLLVSYGASIEHQEAAIVRHALSTGRTSLAQLLLSERSTLSPAYASECLDSIPKTIAPEDRHAMLSLLLRKGASGPPLHEVLIDVVKANDLQSAQLLLTPQFPGGQPASSHNLGNWKHGVVAVRHAVASVDHRNGLALSIAVQMGQLQMVKQLLAGRPSTQTLDHIFPLVRALQPTIRYQIAEQFLTAGLSSPCVSVALQEAIEEQPPRRDENFISMLLRFNADVNFNDGAGVLSAIAIRDLPLLERLLTNKPAPQTMAAAVMKAMEEPDRETRYRMLSLLIPSAGRGETSQALVHTLAVKPVDMQLARLLLEQGRADVNFDHGASVTSAINDPEPSLLELVLQYGGPSPDTLFQGLAMLSEVPTNQVKAAKVDSILRRTRDKNILNAILVKEVQTLLKITPEKRQLGVISSLLAAGADVNSNKAAALSCAVKAADSAIVDLLFTVNPNATSLAAALPQSLNILDPMDRLTFTQKLIESGAPGAEANRALVYAINAHPNDLPLISLLATHADSSGGDALLTAIKKENPEIVQLVLDKSSTVYSQQVLQDGLVDALLVTNKTKRVAICKALLVKGVKGQIVSDALLSAASDGDIELGRVLSDYGASADHRDGQAIVEACGAGAKDVMEMLLRGQGGQVGEQTLIKGFLAASQVVDLKRREDVFRILLQKGVKGEVVDAQLVSAAKFGDDGEGLVRLLLQHGASVDYNAGEAIWNVTRGANMGCLKLMLGIDSGREQEKKPNKVTLLRSLKASRKLSRDSRLQVVDWLFQAGMPPCEEVNIALNRVVKEDPDLRLVGLLLKNGASPLSNGCETLTDAAQMLLVDVLQLLLAGDIPQKDVSWTFKQAFTPQASVTWFTEKGFLVAKMLLAKGAEGESLTLALMTAIDAYDAEKDELARRFASLLLQHKVDVSYEDGIVLRKAAQRADADLIRQVLQQNPDSRAVSIAFGYIFDHADLSEEDTLRLITLFTEYQDGEERLDVMFPPAVGTEPVLFRALNKFPRSAKIMETLLDAGYYHDQLTTMRVMEDIDEEEQVNLLFWAISQPQKRVSNSVIELLVIRGAKVNFETKISKTTPLMLAIRARRQDVVKCLILAGAEVDVMDVTGNTPMTMATEMGGELGTSIMSNILAADPNASQNDGSVHNAARELNLQALKVLVDFGHDVDFPSTLHGGRSALGELCLNAASGGSLTASQEKQMQKCMSYLIREAGSDLTIQCEGKTVLLLALESLDPIATTSALLKTGVWKYINEPYNQFTDGTYTYSPSQYVQRVLPNIKTKAQLLELLKANRCKDVFYGNDPAQPQPEGAMNLPPELLRAERERRALETRIQKEKQEHNAALTRQKEIADFQNQLFKTRAEIEDSRTRRMRQDELDFHQTRQRQADQAFAKELQRRKAEREANVEAEQRLTEAGLTRARLIKEAELEMEERKQEKMIDYANQMSSVRVREREAIDRVDAASEARMTKRLQEHRRLVEGQNQLAGRLQNGVDGQGRRLGGYITGELD, encoded by the exons ATGACGATGACTTCACCCTTTAGCCACGACGGTGGTCGTCGGGCACGGCTCCAGCAGATCGCCGCCGCTTGGGGTATCCACCCAACCATTCCACCGGTAACAGTTCAACAGCGACCTCCACAACGACGAACACCACAAGATGATTTTCAAGCAGAAGAGTTACTGAAGCGGCAAAGACTGAGCGCCTCTGCGGACGGTAACAAAAGTTCTCAAAATGCAAGCATCAAACGCGCTTTCAGCTCAAACAAAAAGCCCTCAGGAACCTGGGATCCCAACGAAATATTCGAGGCTCTGGACGCTCTGGTCACCAATCGAGGAGCGCCAGGCGTTGCGGATGCCTTGATTGCCAAGCTGGTGAACGCGGGAGGAAATGTCAATGTGTCAACCATCAAAAATAagaccaacctcctcactcGGAGAAAAAGCTTGGAGAACTTGGAAAGAAGCAGAGTGCTGCAAAGGGCGGTTCAAAACCGGCACACCGACATGGTTGCTGTCTTGGTCCAGTATGCCGATCCCCTCACCCTGGATGCAGCGCTTCCTCTTGCGATACGATCTGGGGATCTAGAAATGCTGGCCATGTTGCTTCACCAAGGGGCCAACTCCACGCAAACCCAAGATGCCCAGGACGCCTTCAGGCAGCTCTGCATCATGGGTGGCCATGCGGATCTAGTCGGCTTGATCTTGCAATCGGAAGGAAGGCCATCATCACAATGGATATCCATGTCCATGGTTGACGCTACACGTAAAGGCTGCTTTCATACAGTTATGAGGCTCAGCCGGTCGACAGCTGATGGGGACTACCACAAAGCCGAAGCGCTCAAGACGGCCATCTCCCAGTGCAGGGTCGATATCGCCCTTGCCATCCTTACCGGTACAAAACCACCTACACAGGGTGGCCAGGGTGTTCTGGAAAGCTTTGCACAGTTGGTGGAACACCCCTCACTTGGTCCCAATGACAGACTTCCCTTCACCGAGGCCCTCCTCTGTGCTGGTGCTTCAGGGGAACCGATTGCGATGGCACTCGCTCAAGCTTCTGTCAACGAGTATTATGATATGGTTGATTTACTCGTGTCTTATGGAGCTTCAATTGAGCACCAAGAGGCTGCCATTGTGCGGCACGCCTTGTCCACCGGACGAACTAGCTTGGCCCAGTTATTACTGAGCGAAAGGTCTACACTTAGCCCAGCATATGCCTCGGAATGCCTCGATAGCATACCGAAAACTATTGCACCCGAGGATCGGCATGCTATGCTCAGTCTCCTGCTTCGAAAAGGGGCAAGCGGGCCCCCTCTACACGAAGTGCTTATCGATGTCGTAAAGGCCAACGACCTTCAATCTGCCCAACTGTTACTTACCCCACAGTTTCCCGGTGGGCAGCCAGCCTCTAGTCACAACTTAGGAAACTGGAAGCATGGTGTGGTAGCTGTTAGACACGCGGTTGCGTCAGTTGATCATAGGAATGGTCTGGCCTTGAGCATCGCGGTCCAGATGGGTCAGTTGCAAATGGTGAAACAGCTGTTGGCCGGTAGGCCAAGTACACAAACTCTGGACCATATCTTTCCTCTCGTTCGAGCCCTTCAGCCGACGATTCGATATCAGATCGCCGAACAGTTTCTAACCGCGGGCCTGTCGAGCCCCTGTGTTTCGGTCGCTCTGCAAGAGGCGATCGAAGAACAGCCCCCACGCCGAGACGAAAACTTTATAAGCATGCTTCTCAGATTCAACGCCGACGTCAATTTCAACGATGGTGCTGGCGTCTTGTCGGCTATAGCTATTCGGGATCTCCCTCTTCTAGAAAGGTTGCTCACAAATAAGCCAGCACCTCAAACAATGGCTGCTGCCGTCATGAAGGCTATGGAAGAGCCGGATAGGGAGACACGATACCGCATGCTTAGCCTGCTTATTCCGAGCGCTGGTCGTGGTGAGACATCGCAAGCACTGGTACATACTCTGGCCGTCAAGCCCGTGGATATGCAACTTGCCAGGCTTCTCCTGGAACAAGGACGGGCAGATGTCAACTTTGACCATGGAGCATCTGTTACTTCAG CCATTAATGATCCCGAACCATCATTGCTGGAACTGGTCCTACAATACGGTGGCCCCAGTCCAGACACACTCTTTCAAGGGCTGGCCATGTTGTCAGAGGTGCCGACAAACCAAGTAAAAGCGGCCAAGGTTGACTCCATTCTTCGCCGAACACGGGATAAGAACATCCTGAACGCCATACTTGTCAAAGAGGTCCAGACGCTTCTCAAGATAACACCAGAAAAGCGCCAACTTGGCGTCATCTCTTCACTTCTCGCAGCCGGAGCGGATGTAAACTCCAATAAAGCGGCCGCTCTGTCGTGCGCTGTGAAGGCGGCCGACTCTGCCATAGTCGACCTGTTATTCACCGTCAACCCCAATGCTACATCACTTGCCGCGGCCCTCCCACAATCGCTCAATATTCTTGACCCCATGGATAGACTAACGTTCACCCAGAAACTGATAGAATCAGGAGCGCCAGGAGCCGAGGCCAACCGGGCATTGGTTTATGCAATCAATGCCCACCCGAACGACCTACCTCTTATTTCACTCCTTGCTACCCATGCGGATTCCTCTGGGGGCGACGCTCTCCTCACCGCCATCAAAAAGGAAAACCCTGAGATTGTACAGCTGGTGCTGGACAAGTCGTCCACGGTTTACTCGCAACAAGTACTGCAggatgggttggtggatgCGCTCTTGGTTACAAACAAGACCAAAAGAGTGGCCATATGCAAGGCGCTGCTCGTTAAGGGGGTAAAGGGGCAGATTGTTTCTGATGCACTGCTGTCTGCTGCCTCAGACGGCGATATTGAGCTTGGAAGGGTTCTTTCCGACTACGGAGCAAGCGCTGATCACCGCGATGGACAAGCCATTGTGGAGGCTTGTGGAGCAGGAGCTAAGGATGTGATGGAGATGCTTTTAAGAGGCCAAGGTGGCCAGGTCGGGGAGCAAACCCTTATTAAGGGGTTCCTGGCAGCGAGTCAGGTTGTTGATCTGAAGCGCCGGGAGGATGTGTTCCGCATCTTACTACAAAAGGGGGTCAaaggtgaggttgtggaCGCACAGCTTGTTTCGGCGGCCAAGTTTGGGGATGACGGCGAAGGGCTCGTGAGACTGCTGCTTCAGCATGGGGCAAGCGTGGACTACAATGCTGGAGAGGCTATCTGGAATGTCACGAGAGGGGCAAATATGGGGTGCTTGAAGCTTATGCTTGGCATCGATAGCGGCAGGGAACAGGAAAAGAAGCCAAACAAGGTGACCTTGCTGCGGTCGCTCAAGGCAAGCAGAAAGTTGAGCAGGGACTCGAGGTTACAGGTTGTGGACTGGTTGTTTCAAGCTGGAATGCCGCCATGCGAGGAGGTCAACATCGCTTTGAACAGAGTCGTGAAGGAGGATCCAGATTTGCGGCTGGTTGGGCTGTTGCTCAAGAACGGGGCATCGCCGCTGTCTAATGGCTGCGAGACGCTGACGGATGCAGCTCagatgctgctggtggaTGTGTTACAGCTGCTTTTGGCGGGTGACATCCCACAGAAGGATGTGTCATGGACCTTCAAACAAGCGTTCACCCCACAGGCATCGGTGACTTGGTTTACGGAGAAAGGTTTCCTGGTCGCGAAAATGTTACTCGCCAAgggggcagagggggagAGCCTGACACTGGCGCTGATGACGGCCATCGATGCATATGACGCGGAGAAGGACGAGCTGGCGCGCAGATTCGCTAGTCTGCTACTTCAACACAAGGTTGACGTGTCTTACGAAGATGGCATCGTGCTGCGAAAGGCGGCTCAGCGGGCAGATGCAGACCTTATTCGACAGGTCCTACAACAGAATCCGGATTCAAGAGCCGTTTCCATCGCATTCGGCTACATTTTCGACCATGCGGATCTATCGGAAGAAGACACCCTTCGACTCATCACTCTCTTCACCGAATAtcaggatggagaggagaggcTAGACGTCATGTTTCCACCCGCTGTCGGTACCGAACCAGTGCTATTCCGAGCCTTGAACAAGTTTCCGCGGTCTGCCAAAATCATGGAGACGCTGCTTGATGCGGGCTATTACCACGATCAACTGACCACGATGAGAGTTATGGAGGATATTGACGAGGAAGAACAGGTCAATTTGCTATTCTGGGCTATTTCACAGCCACAGAAGCGGGTCAGCAATTCTGTCATTGAACTGCTGGTTATCCGTGGTGCAAAGGTGAATTTTGAGACCAAAATATCCAAGACAACACCTCTCATGTTGGCTATCCGAGCCAGAAGGCAGGATGTAGTCAAATGTCTCATTCTCGCCGGTGCCGAGGTCGATGTGATGGATGTGACGGGCAACACGCCGATGACAATGGCAACTGAGATGGGTGGCGAACTGGGCACAAGCATCATGTCCAACATTTTGGCAGCTGATCCAAATGCAAGCCAGAATGATGGCTCTGTTCACAACGCGGCCAGGGAATTGAACCTACAGGCCCTGAAGGTCTTGGTCGATTTTGGCCATGATGTCGACTTTCCCAGCACCCTGCATGGTGGTCGGAGTGCACTTGGAGAGCTATGCCTAAACGCTGCAAGCGGAGGCTCGCTGACAGCAAGTCAGGAAAAACAAATGCAAAAGTGCATGAGTTATCTGATCAGGGAAGCTGGGTCAGATCTTACAATCCAGTGTGAGGGCAAGACCGTCCTACTGCTCGCGCTGGAGAGTCTGGATCCTATCGCCACAACAAGTGCCTTGCTGAAGACAGGGGTCTGGAAGTACATCAACGAGCCATACAACCAGTTCACTGACGGGACATACACATACTCGCCATCGCAATATGTCCAGCGAGTCCTACCCAACATCAAAACCAAGGCTCAACTCTTGGAGCTGCTCAAAGCCAACCGTTGCAAGGACGTCTTTTACGGCAACGACCctgcccaaccccaaccagaGGGCGCAATGAACCTGCCGCCCGAGCTTCTCCGAGCTGAACGTGAGCGTCGCGCCCTCGAGACTCGgatccaaaaagaaaaacaagaacACAACGCCGCCCTAACCCGCCAAAAAGAAATCGCCGACTTCCAAAACCAGCTCTTCAAGACCCGCGCCGAGATCGAAGACTCCCGCACCCGCCGCATGCGCCAAGACGAGCTCGACTTTCACCAGACACGCCAAAGACAAGCTGATCAGGCCTTTGCGAAAGAGCTTCAGCGACGGAAGGCTGAGCGGGAGGCGAACGTGGAAGCTGAGCAGCGCCTGACCGAGGCTGGCTTGACGAGGGCGAGGCTGATCAAGGAGgctgagctggagatggaggagaggaagcaggagaagaTGATTGACTATGCCAATCAGATGAGCTCAGTTAGGGTTCGGGAGAGAGAGGCGATCGACCGGGTTGATGCTGCGTCCGAGGCGAGGATGACGAAGCGGCTTCAGGAGCATAGGAGGTTGGTAGAGGGGCAGAATCAGCTGGCTGGTAGACTGCAgaatggggttgatgggcaggggaggaggttgggggggtatATCACTGGGGAACTTGACTGA
- a CDS encoding hypothetical protein (EggNog:ENOG503PE36) produces the protein MDEDDGQPLQVASPPLPSSLYSTNMVKEFRIGGQLVLAQTSKLLDPRRTVYRLELKQPLFLPLIQFFATCCPRIRTYYPGWFLPPIIILKKRKAGWEDEFDREKQVYEVLKPLQGTVIPYLYGEGVYDGSPALVLSFIRGKTVYELLREGRLPEDKDLEALRNCLEDALRALTGYGVEYTDMKTDNFLLSDDGRATVVDLEQAELNRANVWEGSTNNANVDHLMYQLSEPRRLALRRSTGQGLLPIPGAAKGQLVHYRG, from the exons ATggacgaagatgatggccAGCCTTTGCAGGTTGCCAGCCCTCCTCTC CCTTCCTCCTTGTATAGCACTAACATGGTTAAGGAATTCCGTATCGGTGGCCAGCTTGTCTTAGCTCAGACTTCCAAGTTACTGGATCCGCGTCGTACCGTGTACCGCCTGGAGCTCAAACAGCCACTCTTTCTCCCATTGATCCAGTTTTTTGCCACTTGCTGCCCTCGAATACGGACATACTACCCTGGATGGTTTCTCCCCCCGATAATCATCCTCAAAAAACGAAAGGCGGGCTGGGAAGACGAGTTCGATAGGGAGAAGCAGGTCTACGAGGTCTTGAAACCGCTTCAGGGGACTGTCATCCCATATCTCTACGGCGAGGGAGTATATGATGGGTCTCCAGCCTTAGTTTTATCATTTATCCGTGGAAAGACCGTCTACGAGCTCCTACGCGAGGGTAGATTACCCGAGGACAAGGACCTGGAAGCCCTACGCAACTGCCTTGAAGATGCTCTTCGAGCGCTAACGGGGTATGGAGTCGAGTATACTGACATGAAAACGGACAACTTCCTGCTCTCGGACGATGGGCGAGCGACGGTCGTCGACCTTGAGCAGGCAGAGCTAAATAGAGCAAACGTCTGGGAAGGAAGTACCAACAACGCCAATGTTGATCACCTCATGTATCAATTGAGCGAGCCGCGCAGACTAGCACTTCGTCGATCCACTGGGCAAGGCCTACTGCCCATCCCAGGCGCAGCTAAAGGCCAGCTCGTCCATTATCGCGGCTAG
- a CDS encoding hypothetical protein (COG:G; EggNog:ENOG503P0ZN) — translation MAASHTDAGRSLAQGDSTTTLAPSVPPTAISSAQKLNQLFDSPKEPKQITGSIEKTTATAAAAAVEDRAPDGGYGWVCTFCSFMIHANTWGVGSPWGIFLDRYISQGTFARVGRSEYAIIGGLAMAMALIVAPLANRCKIALGTRGTIVLGSVIASIGVHTSSTASKVWHLVLSYGVCYGLGMGIVYIPTLSVVGPWFSIRRSLAIGIATAGSGFGGLGYSLLAGKLIATYGIPWTWRIMSYIMFFCNFFCGLLVRESPVTKSPVNNPVAANSSSFSFHIFTRPQVILILIWGFMVELGYVSLFFSLPSHATSLGLDLNQGSIVQAVLSLGIGIGRPCVGWVSDRQGRINTALLMTLFCGLISLTLWIYARSYPPLLVFAFLAGISSGTFWSTANPIVTEVVGLRQSSATYSAVCLVMALPATFGETIALQFVDESRTDDAKFLPSQMYVGCTYFVGAVALLMLRAWRVWQLQRNLAVVEDAEVAGVVPEEKRVYGWMMPRMWIKVVKV, via the exons ATGGCAGCATCGCACACAGATGCTGGCCGTTCTCTCGCTCAAGGAGACAGCACAACCACGCTCGCTCCATCAGTTCCACCCACCGCCATAAGCTCAGCCCAAAAGCTTAACCAACTGTTTGACAGCCCAAAAGAACCCAAGCAAATCACCGGTAGCATTGAGAAAACAACAGCCACTGCCGCCGCAGCCGCCGTTGAAGATAGAGCCCCGGACGGTGGATATGGCTGGGTCTGCACCTTCTGCAGCTTCATGATCCACGCCAACACATGGGGAGTAGGATCACCATGGGGAATATTTCTCGATCGCTACATATCCCAAGGTACTTTTGCGCGAGTGGGGAGGTCTGAGTACGCCATCATCGGAGGCCTGGCTATGGCTATGGCCCTCATCGTTGCGCCACTGGCAAATCGCTGCAAAATAGCCCTGGGAACCCGGGGGACGATTGTGCTAGGGTCCGTGATTGCATCCATTGGAGTTCATACTTCATCAACTGCATCCAAGGTTTGGCATTTGGTGCTATCGTATGGAGTTTGTtatgggttggggatggggatagTGTACATTCCT ACCCTCTCCGTTGTCGGCCCCTGGTTTTCCATCCGCCGGAGTCTAGCCATTGGCATTGCGACAGCCGGATCAGGCTTTGGCGGGCTGGGGTACAGCCTTCTCGCCGGCAAGCTCATTGCCACGTACGGAATTCCTTGGACTTGGCGCATTATGTCCTATATAATGTTCTTCTGCAACTTCTTCTGTGGCTTGCTTGTCAGAGAGAGCCCGGTAACAAAGTCACCTGTCAACAACCCTGTTGCGGCGaactcctcatccttcaGCTTCCACATCTTCACCCGCCCGCAAGTGATTCTCATTCTCATCTGGGGCTTCATGGTGGAACTCGGCTATGTGTCGCTGTTCTTTTCGCTTCCAAGCCacgccacctccctcggcctcgatcTCAATCAAGGGTCCATTGTCCAAGCCGTGCTGAGCCTCGGTATTGGAATTGGCCGCCCCTGCGTGGGCTGGGTAAGCGACAGGCAAGGCCGGATCAACACGGCACTGTTGATGACGCTCTTTTGCGGTTTAATCTCTCTTACTTTGTGGATCTATGCCCGATCGTATCCCCCGCTGTTGGTATTTGCATTCCTTGCTGGCATCTCATCGGGCACGTTTTGGAGCACTGCCAACCCCATCGTCACAGAAGTGGTGGGATTGAGGCAGTCCTCGGCCACGTATTCAGCGGTGTGCTTGGTGATGGCGCTGCCTGCTACTTTTGGGGAAACTATCGCTCTGCAGTTCGTGGATGAGAGCAGAACAGATGATGCCAAGTTTTTGCCCTCGCAGATGTATGTTGGGTGCACGTACTTTGTCGGGGCGGtggcgttgttgatgttgagggcGTGGAGGGTGTGGCAGTTGCAGAGAAACCTGGCGGTCGTGGAAGATGCCGAAGTAGCTGGGGTTGTGCctgaggagaagagggtgtatgggtggatgatgccgaggatgTGGATCAAGGTTGTGAAGGTATGA
- the fur4 gene encoding uracil permease (EggNog:ENOG503NWYI; COG:F; COG:H), whose product MENTTFTTEAPRRRNAFKRFADKIAVEQEPGLTTAQLMLTNHDLKPVEPERRQWGPWNFVGFWIADSFNINTWMISGTMIVGGLSWWQSWICVWLGYAISGFFICLTGRIGAQYHIGFPVVARSSFGIWGSLWPVFNRAVMACIWYGVQSYIGGRCVYIMIRAIWLSWDRNTIPNTFPENSGTTTADYASFFIFWLCSLPAIWFPVHKIRHLFTVKSYVVPVAGIAFLVWAVVRAKGLGDIVRQPARLEGSELAWEFVKGVMSSIANFATLIVNDPDFSRFAGKPKDALWSQLFTIPIGFAVTSFIGIIVSSSSTVIYGGPPIWDPLELLEKFIDDSGSGGRFGVFVIATAFALAQLGTNIAANSVSAGTDLTALLPRWLDIRRGGYIAAAVGLAMCPYTLLTDSNQFTTYLSAYSVFLSSIAGVMISDYYFVRRGYLDVKELYDARPTSPYRFTYGFHWRAYAAYIAGILINVVGFAGAVGTEVPIGATYVYNVNFFGGFGVSAFVYWGLCKLSPIPACSDKWMEVGDEIDDLRVAYDADNASGTGSQEYVPGKGEKDVGRVV is encoded by the exons ATGGAGAACACAACGTTCACTACGGAGGCGCCGCGGAGACGCAATGCCTTCAAGCGCTTCGCGGACAAGATTGCTGTCGAGCAGGAGCCCGGGTTGACAACAGCACAGCTGATG TTGACGAACCACGATCTCAAACCGGTTGAGCCCGAACGACGCCAATGGGGTCCGTGGAACTTTGTCGGTTTCTGGATTGCCGATTCGTTTAACATCAACACCTGGATGATCAGCGGTACTATGATCGTGGGCGGTCTGTCGTGGTGGCAGTCGTGGATTTGTGTCTGGCTTGGTTATGCGATTTCTGGCTTCTTTATTTGCTTGACGGGCCGCATTGGCGCACAGTATCACATTGGGTTTCCGGTCGTGGCCAGATCCTCGTTCGGAATCTGGGGAAGTCTGTGGCCAGTGTTCAACCGGGCTGTCATGG CTTGTATCTGGTATGGTGTCCAGTCGTACATTGGAGGGAGGTGTGTCTACATCATGATCAGGGCAATCTGGCTATCTTGG GACCGCAATACCATCCCCAATACCTTCCCTGAGAATTCCGGTACCACCACGGCCGATTACGCttctttcttcatcttctggCTCTGCTCGCTTCCGGCCATCTGGTTCCCTGTCCACAAGATTCGCCATCTGTTCACCGTCAAGTCGTATGTCGTCCCTGTTGCGGGCATCGCCTTCTTGGTCTGGGCCGTCGTTCGCGCCAAAGGGCTCGGTGATATCGTGCGCCAGCCAGCGCGCTTGGAAGGCTCCGAACTCGCCTGGGAGTTCGTGAAAGGTGTGATGAGCTCCATTGCCAACTTTGCGACTCTCATTGTCAACGACCCCGATTTCTCCCGCTTTGCTGGCAAGCCCAAAGACGCCCTCTGGTCTCAGCTCTTCACCATCCCTATTGGTTTCGCTGTCACCTCATTCATCGGCATTATcgtctcctcttcctcgacaGTCATCTACGGCGGTCCTCCCATCTGGGACcctcttgagctcctcgaaAAGTTCATTGATGACAGCGGTTCTGGTGGGCGTTTCGGCGTCTTTGTAATTGCTACCGCTTTTGCCCTCGCCCAGCTCGGCACCAACATTGCTGCCAACTCCGTCTCGGCCGGTACCGATTTGACTGCCCTTCTGCCTCGTTGGTTGGACATTCGCCGCGGTGGTTACATCGCCGCTGCTGTCGGTCTCGCCATGTGCCCttacaccctcctcaccgacTCCAACCAGTTCACCACCTACCTCTCCGCCTACTCGGTGTTCCTGTCCTCCATCGCCGGAGTCATGATTTCCGACTATTACTTTGTCCGCAGGGGCTACCTCGACGTCAAGGAGCTCTACGACGCCcgacccacctccccatacCGCTTCACCTACGGCTTCCACTGGCGCGCCTACGCCGCCTACATCGCGGGCATTCTCATCAACGTCGTTGGTTTTGCCGGAGCTGTTGGCACGGAAGTCCCCATTGGCGCCACTTATGTATACAACGTCAACTTCTTTGGCGGATTCGGAGTCTCAGCGTTTGTGTACTGGGGTCTGTGCAAGCTCAGCCCCATCCCCGCCTGCAGCGACAAGTGGATGGAGGTTGGCGACGAGATTGATGACTTGAGAGTGGCGTATGATGCTGACAATGCCAGCGGGACGGGGAGCCAGGAGTATGTCCCCGGCAAGGGAGAGAAGGATGTGGGCAGGGTtgtttaa
- a CDS encoding hypothetical protein (EggNog:ENOG503PHWV) has translation MLFTILLLLPILGCAAERLFFHRSGDCWDGAETISCRDIPASVCCQASDPWCGVVHCEGCPNGSTVAGYFQNSCQTKANGRCEITHPFSQEGLLGCCVDLGPYDTCAGQWYPSSSMDVATTSERKCVQPNVMTYVDHDHGVKREIHIPQGELKRATQLLLARDFGGLRAFENWAHQSSDE, from the exons ATGCTGTTTACAATCCTCCTTTTGCTTCCCATTCTTGGGTGCGCCGCAGAGAGGCTCTTTTTTCACCGTTCAGGTGACTGTTGGGATGGTGCCGAGACTATCAGCTG CCGCGATATCCCCGCGTCCGTTTGCTGTCAGGCCTCGGATCCTTGGTGCGGTGTTGTCCACTGCGAGGGCTGTCCCAACGGCTCCACTGTCGCTGGTTACTTCCAGAACTCGTGCCAGACCAAGGCCAACGGTCGGTGTGAAATCACACATCCGTTCAGTCAGGAGGGATTACTCGGATGCTGTGTGGACCTTGGCCCCTACGACACTTGCGCTGGCCAGTGGTACCCATCCTCCAGCATGGACGTGGCCACTACCTCGGAGAGGAAATGCGTTCAGCCCAACGTTATGACATACGTTGACCATGATCATGGTGTCAAGAGGGAGATCCATATACCCCAGGGAGAGCTGAAGAGAGCTACGCAGCTTTTGTTGGCAAGAGACTTTGGAGGCCTGCGAGCGTTTGAAAATTGGG CTCACCAGAGTTCTGACGAGTAG